A segment of the Terribacillus aidingensis genome:
GACTGCGAGACCTACAAGTCGAGCAGGGACGAAAGTCGGGCTTAGTGATCCGGCGGTGCCGTATGGAAGGGCCGTCGCTCAACGGATAAAAGCTACCCCGGGGATAACAGGCTTATCTCCCCCAAGAGTCCACATCGACGGGGAGGTTTGGCACCTCGATGTCGGCTCATCGCATCCTGGGGCTGTAGTCGGTCCCAAGGGTTGGGCTGTTCGCCCATTAAAGCGGTACGCGAGCTGGGTTCAGAACGTCGTGAGACAGTTCGGTCCCTATCCGTCGTGGGCGTTAGAAGTTTGAGAGGAGCTGTCCTTAGTACGAGAGGACCGGGATGGACGCACCGCTGGTGCACCAGTTGTTCCGCCAGGAGCATAGCTGGGTAGCTACGTGCGGAAGGGATAAGTGCTGAAAGCATCTAAGCATGAAGCCCCCCTCAAGATGAGACTTCTCATCATTTTAAATGAGTAAGATCCCTCAGAGACGATGAGGTAGATAGGTTCGAGGTGGAAGCGTGGTGACACGTGCAGCTGACGAATACTAATCGATCGAGGACTTAACTAAAACGAAAAGCGGAGGGAACCGCTTAGAAACGCAAGTATAAGTGAGAGGCCGGAAAGGGTGGTTTTACCCTTGCAGGGCTATCGCTTAGGCTGGAGTTTCTGGTTCCTGGAGCTGGATCTGACGAGTAAGTCAACGCCAAAGTCCAAGCACTCCGGTGCTTGGCTGCATGAAATGTCTGGCAGGACATGTTTCTTATCTAGTTTTGAAGGTTTACTTCAAAAAAAGTGTTGCTTTTCCTTTAAGGAAATGCTACAATATATCTTGTCCTTAATAAAAGGACAAACAGTAAATATCCGATCTGGTGGTAATAGCGAAGAGGTCACACCTGTTCCCATGCCGAACACAGCAGTTAAGCTCTTCAGCGCCGATGGTAGTTGGGTTCGCCCTGCGAGAGTAGGACGCTGCCAGGTGGATATATAATCCGGAGGATTAGCTCAGCTGGGAGAGCATCTGCCTTACAAGCAGAGGGTCGGCGGTTCGAGCCCGTCATCCTCCACCATTAGCCGGTCTAGCTCAATTGGTAGAGCAACTGACTTGTAATCAGTAGGTTGGGGGTTCAAGTCCTCTGGCCGGCACCATGTTAGAGCCATTAGCTCAGTTGGTAGAGCATCTGACTTTTAATCAGAGGGTCGAAGGTTCGAGTCCTTCATGGCTCACCATTCATTTTAATACTGTGCGTATTTAATCTATGCGGGTGTGGCGGAATTGGCAGACGCGCTAGACTTAGGATCTAGTGTCTTTATGACGTGGGGGTTCAAGTCCCTTCACCCGCACCATTTTAGATTAAACGCGGAAGTAGTTCAGTGGTAGAACATCACCTTGCCAAGGTGGGGGTCGCGGGTTCGAATCCCGTCTTCCGCTCCATAACTACTTAATCAACTAATTCAGCTTGCCGGGGTGGCGGAATTGGCAGACGCACAGGACTTAAAATCCTGCGGAGGGTTCCTCCGTGCCGGTTCGAGTCCGGCCCTCGGCACTTTAAATATGCGCCCGTAGCTCAATTGGATAGAGCGTTTGACTACGGATCAAAAGGTTAGGGGTTCGACTCCTCTCGGGCGCGCCATTACGGGAAGTAGCTCAGCTTGGTAGAGCACTTGGTTTGGGACCAAGGGGCCGCAGGTTCAAATCCTGTCTTCCCGACCACTATAACTTAAATATTGGGGCCTTAGCTCAGCTGGGAGAGCGCCTGCCTTGCACGCAGGAGGTCAGCGGTTCGATCCCGCTAGGCTCCACCATTTAATTTTTGTTAATTGATCTTTGAAAACTGAACAAAACAACCAATTACGAACTAAACGACATGATCGAAAGATCAACGTCAGCTCTAACGAGCAATGCATCAAAACTTTCATGGAGAGTTTGATCTTGGCTCAGGACGAACGCTGGCGGCGTGCCTAATACATGCAAGTCGAGCGCAGGAAACCAGTTGACCCCTTCGGGGTGATTCTGGTGGAATGAGCGGCGGACGGGTGAGTAACACGTGGGCAACCTGCCTGTAAGACTGGGATAACTTCGGGAAACCGGAGCTAATACCGGATAGTATTTCCTTTCTCCTGATTGGAAATGGAAAGACGGTTTCGGCTGTCACTTACAGATGGGCCCGCGGTGCATTAGCTAGTTGGCGGGGTAATGGCCCACCAAGGCGACGATGCATAGCCGACCTGAGAGGGTGATCGGCCACACTGGGACTGAGACACGGCCCAGACTCCTACGGGAGGCAGCAGTAGGGAATCTTCCGCAATGGACGAAAGTCTGACGGAGCAACGCCGCGTGAGCGATGAAGGCCTTCGGGTCGTAAAGCTCTGTTGTTAGGGAAGAACAAGTACGAGAGTAACTGCTCGTACCTTGACGGTACCTAACCAGAAAGCCCCGGCTAACTACGTGCCAGCAGCCGCGGTAATACGTAGGGGGCAAGCGTTGTCCGGAATTATTGGGCGTAAAGGGCTCGTAGGCGGTTTCTTAAGTCTGATGTGAAAGCCCACAGCTCAACTGTGGAGGGTCATTGGAAACTGGGGAACTTGAGTGCAGAAGAGGAGAGTGGAATTCCACGTGTAGCGGTGAAATGCGTAGATATGTGGAGGAACACCAGTGGCGAAGGCGACTCTCTGGTCTGTAACTGACGCTGAGGAGCGAAAGCGTGGGGAGCAAACAGGATTAGATACCCTGGTAGTCCACGCCGTAAACGATGAGTGCTAGGTGTTAGGGGGTTTCCGCCCCTTAGTGCTGAAGTTAACGCATTAAGCACTCCGCCTGGGGAGTACGGCCGCAAGGCTGAAACTCAAAAGAATTGACGGGGGCCCGCACAAGCGGTGGAGCATGTGGTTTAATTCGAAGCAACGCGAAGAACCTTACCAGGTCTTGACATCCGCTGACAACTCTGGAGACAGAGCGTTCCCTTCGGGGACAGCGTGACAGGTGGTGCATGGTTGTCGTCAGCTCGTGTCGTGAGATGTTGGGTTAAGTCCCGCAACGAGCGCAACCCTTGATTCTAGTTGCCAGCATTCAGTTGGGCACTCTAGAGTGACTGCCGGTGACAAACCGGAGGAAGGTGGGGATGACGTCAAATCATCATGCCCCTTATGACCTGGGCTACACACGTGCTACAATGGATGGTACAAAGGGCAGCGAAGCCGCGAGGCTAAGCGAATCCCATAAAACCATTCTCAGTTCGGATTGCAGGCTGCAACTCGCCTGCATGAAGCCGGAATCGCTAGTAATCGCGGATCAGCATGCCGCGGTGAATACGTTCCCGGGCCTTGTACACACCGCCCGTCACACCACGAGAGTTGGTAACACCCGAAGTCGGTGAGGTAACCTTTTGGAGCCAGCCGCCGAAGGTGGGATCAATGATTGGGGTGAAGTCGTAACAAGGTAGCCGTATCGGAAGGTGCGGCTGGATCACCTCCTTTCTAAGGATAATTGGAACTACTACTTCGTAGTAGACATCGTAATTGGTTGTTTGTTCAGTTTTGAGAGATCAATCTCTCTTGTGAACCTTGAAAACTAGATAAGAAACAACATGCCAGAACATCAAACTTTAAAGCCGACAATTTATTGTCGCGATTTATAGATTTATCATGCGTTATTAGTTAAGTGAAGAAGGGCGCACGGTGGATGCCTTGGCACTAGGAGCCGATGAAGGACGGGACTAACACCGATATGCTTCGGGGAGCTGTAAGTAAGCTTTGATCCGAAGATTTCCGAATGGGGGAACCCGCTATCCGTTATTGGATAGTACGTATCACTGAATACATAGGTGATACGAGGCAGACCCGGGGAACTGAAACATCTCATTACCCGGAGGAAGAGAAAGCAAATGCGATTTCCTGAGTAGCGGCGAGCGAAACGGAATTAGCCCAAACCAGAAGGCTTGCCTTCTGGGGTTGTAGGACACTCCTTTGGAGTTACAAAGAAACCATATAGACGAAGCGGCTTGGAATGGCCCGCCATAGAAGGTAAGAGCCCTGTATTTGAAATGTGGTTTCCTCCGGAGTGTATCCTGAGTACGGCGGAACACGTGAAATTCCGTCGGAATCCGGGAGGACCATCTCCCAAGGCTAAATACTCCCTAGTGACCGATAGTGAACCAGTACCGTGAGGGAAAGGTGAAAAGCACCCCGGAAGGGGAGTGAAATAGATCCTGAAACCGTGTGCCTACAAGTAGTCGAAGCCCGTTAATGGGTGACGGCGTACCTTTTGTAGAATGGACCGGCGAGTTACGATCCCCTGCAAGGTTAAGTTGTATAGACGGAGCCGCAGCGAAAGCGAGTCTGAATAGGGCGATATAGTAGGTGGTCGTAGACCCGAAACCGTGTGATCTACCCATGTCCAGGGTGAAGGTCAGGTAACACTGACTGGAGGCCCGAACCCACGCACGTTGAAAAGTGCGGGGATGAGGTGTGGGTAGGGGTGAAATGCCAATCGAACACGGAGATAGCTGGTTCTCTCCGAAATAGCTTTAGGGCTAGCCTCAAAGGATGATGGTTGGAGGTAGAGCACTGATTGGACTAGGGGCCCTCATCGGGTTACCGAATTCAGTCAAACTCCGAATGCCAATCAATCTACTTTGGGAGTCAGACTATGGGTGATAAGGTTCATGGTCGAAAGGGAAACAGCCCAGACCGCCAGCTAAGGTCCCAAAGTGTGTGTTAAGTGGAAAAGGATGTGGCGTTGCTTAGACAACCAGGATGTTGGCTTAGAAGCAGCCATCATTGAAAGAGTGCGTAATAGCTCACTGGTCGAGTGACGCTGCGCCGAAAATATACCGGGGCTAAACACACCACCGAAGCTGCGGATTGACATCTACGATGTCAGTGGTAGGAGAGCGTTCTAAGGGCAGTGAAGGTCGATCGTGAGGACGGCTGGAGCGCTTAGAAGTGAGAATGCCGGTATGAGTAGCGAAAAAAGAGTGAGAATCTCTTTCATCGAAAGCCCAAGGTTTCCTGAGGAAGGCTCGTCCGCTCAGGGTTAGTCGGGGCCTAAGCCGAGGCCGAAAGGCGTAGGCGATGGACAACAGGTTGATATTCCTGTACCACCTAAATCCGCTTGAACGATGGGGGGACGCAGGAGGATAGGGAAAGCGCGCTGCTGGTTATGCGCGTCCAAGCCGTGAGGAAGTTGAGCAGGCAAATCCACTCAACACTATTCCAGGCGGTTATGGGGAGGGAAATTTAGTACCGAAGTTCCTGATTTCACACTGCCAAGAAAAGCCTCTAGTGAGGAAATAGGTGCCCGTACCGCAAACCGACACAGGTAGGCACGGTGAGTAACCGAAGATGATCGGGAGAACTCTCGTTAAGGAACTCGGCAAAATGACCCCGTAACTTCGGGAGAAGGGGTGCTTCTTTTAAGGAGAAGCCGCAGTGAAAAGGCCCAAGCGACTGTTTAGCAAAAACACAGGTCTCTGCAAAGCCGTAAGGCGAAGTATAGGGGCTGACACCTGCCCGGTGCTGGAAGGTTAAGGGGAATGGTTAGGGACTTCGTCCCGAAGCTGTGAACCGAAGCCCCAGTAAACGGCGGCCGTAACTATAACGGTCCTAAGGTAGCGAAATTCCTTGTCGGGTAAGTTCCGACCCGCACGAAAGGTGCAACGACTTGGGCACTGTCTCAACGAGAGACCCGGTGAAATTATACTATGCGTGAAGATGCGCATTACCCGCGACAGGACGGAAAGACCCCGTGGAGCTTTACTGTAGCCTGATATGGAATGTTGGTACAGCTTGTACAGGATAGGTGGGAGCCTTAGAAGCCGGAGCGCCAGCTTCGGTGGAGGCATCCGTGGGATACCACCCTGGCTGTATTGACATTCTAACCCAGAACCGTTATCCGGTTCGGAGACAGTGTCAGGTGGGCAGTTTGACTGGGGCGGTCGCCTCCCAAAGAGTAACGGAGGCGCCCAAAGGTTCCCTCAGAATGGTTGGAAATCATTCGTAGCGTGCAAAGGCAGAAGGGAGCTTGACTGCGAGACCTACAAGTCGAGCAGGGACGAAAGTCGGGCTTAGTGATCCGGCGGTGCCGTATGGAAGGGCCGTCGCTCAACGGATAAAAGCTACCCCGGGGATAACAGGCTTATCTCCCCCAAGAGTCCACATCGACGGGGAGGTTTGGCACCTCGATGTCGGCTCATCGCATCCTGGGGCTGTAGTCGGTCCCAAGGGTTGGGCTGTTCGCCCATTAAAGCGGTACGCGAGCTGGGTTCAGAACGTCGTGAGACAGTTCGGTCCCTATCCGTCGTGGGCGTTAGAAGTTTGAGAGGAGCTGTCCTTAGTACGAGAGGACCGGGATGGACGCACCGCTGGTGCACCAGTTGTTCCGCCAGGAGCATAGCTGGGTAGCTACGTGCGGAAGGGATAAGTGCTGAAAGCATCTAAGCATGAAGCCCCCCTCAAGATGAGACTTCTCATCATTTTAAATGAGTAAGATCCCTCAGAGACGATGAGGTAGATAGGTTCGAGGTGGAAGCGTGGTGACACGTGCAGCTGACGAATACTAATCGATCGAGGACTTAACTAAAACGAAAAGCGGAGGGAACCGCTTAGAAACGCAAGTATAAGTGAGAGGCCGGAAAGGGTGATTTTACCCTTGCAGGGCTAACGCTTAGGCTGGAGTTTCTGGTTCCTGGAGCTGGATCTGACGAGTAAGTCAACGCCAAAGTCCAAGCACTCCGGTGCTTGGCCGCATGAAATGTCTGGCAGGACATGTTTCTTATCTAGTTTTGAGGGTTCATTCAATTGAATTCTTGCATTGTCTGGTGGTAATAGCGAAGAGGTCACACCTGTTCCCATGCCGAACACAGCAGTTAAGCTCTTCAGCGCCGATGGTAGTTGGGTTCGCCCTGCGAGAGTAGGACGCTGCCAGGCAAGATAAAAGCTCCTGATAGGTTATTCAATAACTTATCAGGAGCTTTTTTGTATGTCTTGCTTTATACCCTTGGCAATTGGGGAATATAAATACTTCATACTATTATGTCGATATTCATATACTGCAAGAGAGAGAAAGAAGGGAAGCATAGATGGAGCATTACTTTAATGATCAATTTCTAACCGTAATGATGAAAATTATAATAGCAGTATTCCTTTCGGGGGCTATCGGGATGGAACGGGGAATGGGCAATCACCACGCGGGTTTGCGCACACATATTCTTGTAGGTGTCGGGTCCTGCCTGATGATGATTCTGTCTTTATATGGCTTTACGGACTTCAGTAAGGAACATGATTATGTCCAATTCGACCCCGCCCGTATACCTTCGTATGTGATCAGCGGTATCGGATTCCTCGGAGCAGGAACAATACTGGTTAATGGTACGACTGTACGAGGACTTACGACAGCTGCCTCTGTCTGGACAGTAGCAGGACTTGGACTTGTTATAGGAGCAGGAATGTATATGGAAGCAGTATTCACTACTATCATCATCCTGCTGATTCTAATTTTCCTGAATAATTTTGAGAAGCTGTTTTTATCAAGTAAAAAGCAAAAAGCTTACTGTTTGGATATCGAACTAGATAGAGATGAAAGTGTAGGTCCTATCATGGAAATCCTCGAACGTCATCATATGGCATTAACTAACATGGAGATGAGAAAACATCATCATGACAGCAGAATGCTGCATATTGAGCTGGCAACGCGTCACGCTATTAATGAAATGGAACTCTTTGAGGAAATAACTAACCTGACAAATATCCGATCAGTGAGCACAGTAAAAAGTTAAAACCCTTTTAAGGGTTTTTTTCTGTTATTAGAGGCTATGCTAGGGATGAAG
Coding sequences within it:
- a CDS encoding MgtC/SapB family protein, translating into MEHYFNDQFLTVMMKIIIAVFLSGAIGMERGMGNHHAGLRTHILVGVGSCLMMILSLYGFTDFSKEHDYVQFDPARIPSYVISGIGFLGAGTILVNGTTVRGLTTAASVWTVAGLGLVIGAGMYMEAVFTTIIILLILIFLNNFEKLFLSSKKQKAYCLDIELDRDESVGPIMEILERHHMALTNMEMRKHHHDSRMLHIELATRHAINEMELFEEITNLTNIRSVSTVKS